A segment of the Brienomyrus brachyistius isolate T26 chromosome 4, BBRACH_0.4, whole genome shotgun sequence genome:
gcaagggAGACCAACGCCATATTACAGACTCCAGGagagtctgaaaataaaatcaGAATTAAGTTCACATGTGCGTATTTGCATGTtcatttattgctgttgttactgtggtggTGAATATTTACCCAGATCAAATCTGCCAAGTCCTTCCAAAGGAAGGGTATCATGGGAACATCTGTCTGGTATTTAGTCAGAAATGGTTGAAATGCTCATGATAAGGCCATGAAAAACTGTAGTTTGGCCAGAAGAAGGGGATCCATTCGGGCTTCACAAATGCAGTCAAAAGAAGATGTTCCTGGGTTTTTCCACCTATTTTGACTTCACCAAGTCCACATATTTCACAATAGAGGGTCAGACTTCCAATGCTCGTTCGACAGCTGGTAAATTTTCGAGCCACCGTTGGccacagaaaggtaaagggaatcTTGAGGATGATATTGCAGCTGTGAAGTCCTCTCTTCTGGCTGGTGCAGAGTGGAAAAGAAAATGTGCTTTGAGCACTTTCTCCAACATCCACACTTCAAAACCAGTCTTGAATGAGTTGTGAAGGGCAGTGTTGCCAATTATTTTCAATGGAAAGTAGCTAAAGCCTGCTCGAAAAGTCGGCAAATGTCGCTAGATGACGTCATgcgtatatttgcatattgaaGCCGTAATTGCGTCGTATTTGCATTCTGCGTGTTTTCCCTAATCCTTCCTCACGTGTCCAATATAAAGCTGTTGATCAATTACGTTACATATTTTCTGTCAGACAACACAACGGAACTTATTAACCAGCAGTTACAtcctctgcaatgaaataattCCGGAATCCGGATTTATAGCTGCGTTGGACAAAATCACTACTGTAGGTAAGTTAAAGACAGCATATGTGTTGTGATATTATCAGTTATatttacaagtaaaatgaaaataGATATAATTTATGCCACAGAATGCTTTCTTTATTCTCTCACACAGTGTATGATATTCAGGAATGATTAGGATAATCTGACCCATAGTGGATAAACCTGAATTAGGCTTATTTGTAAATTTACAAACGAACTATGTGCACATTTACAAATGAACTACGTGCATATTTATAAGGTTTTGCACTTTACTAACGAACTATGTGCATATTTACAAAAAGCCTGTGCTTATTTACAAACTAACTATATTGTACATAAATGTGCCTATTTAAGGTAAAATTAGAAAACTAAAAAACTTTGCATTTTAATAAACTTAGTATTTTAATACAAGAAATGGAAATTGTCATAAAATGGCATTGAACTACAGTACATTCAAATACTTTTATATGGTAATTTAACTAAATAGATAtataaaaaactatatatatgtgatAATCTGGTAGACAAGAGTGCCACAAATATTTACATAGCAATTTAAAAAAGatacttttttattgctgttgaATCTGTGATTCTGATTACAGATCACTCCATGAGAATGCTGAGAGGGAATTCATCGTCATCATCCACAAGATCCACACTCTCAAAGCTCTCCTCCTGTGGGGCGATATTGCATGCAGAGGATGAGCTAGAACCAGCTGCAGGACAGGACTTAAATGAATAAGCCGCTGAAGTGCCAAAGAGCTGCAGCACTTCATCTGGCAGTTTGTGCTCATAGCATGCATCTCCGGCCAACCTCAAACCACACCTAATATACAGAATAGAGCTAAGAGTCTAGAGGGTCATGCGGTTCCttagtttgtttttaatgacacCCATTTGACCGAAAAGGCTTTCTACCTCAGCATTTGAGTGTGGGAGCGAGAGGACAGAAACTGCAGCAGGGGCCAAGTCTTCATATGGGTTTATGACTGCTGAATCCCTGTATTTTTTAACTTCAGCCCAAAAAGCCAATGTGTTTGTTATTTCATCCCATTTCTGAAGGTGAATAGACCTCCACTGATTAATAATTTTGTCAATTGTGGCTGGGCAGTATCCTAGAAGGTCTGCAGGTTTTGTCATTTGTGTCAGGCTCTTCTTGTGCTTAAGAGTCTCCCCCACACTGAACAAGGACATGTGCTGCAGTATCTCCACATTATCTGGGAGCCTTGATCTTAGCTCATTTACTAAGGATATGGTGTAGGTCACACATCTCCTTcgcacacaatcctcctcctcAGGAGAAAGTTTCAATTATGCTGTCTTTGACTCAAATAAATAGCCACGGTATGGCTTTGGAGAAATGTGCCCATCAATTGGTTCCTTAAGAACATCAATTTTAGCCATTGGGTTAATGACTCTGCTGCAGACAGACTTTATAACCCTCATTAAACAGTCCAGCAGCTTGAGCGGATCAGAGTGTTCTCCCTCAAAAGCCTTAACCGCAGACTGCGCAGAATCAGATGTAGCTCAGTACACGATCTCAGACGAGTTCAGAAACTGGAATGAACTTAAGCTCTGTAACAGTGAGTAATATAAGTgcatcagaagaaaaaaaataaataagaaattaaATTGTTGTATTTCAAGCAAAGAAGAAGCAGGTAAGTGCGCTTTTTTGAAACTAAGTCATCAAGGGGGTCTGAAAAGTCTCTAAATCTAGCGACAAAGTCGCTAAGTTGGCAATACTGGTGAAGGGTATGTAGGCCACAACTTCCTACAGTTACTAACTGTGTCCCAGCAAATTGCTCACCacagtgtgaatgtcatcattggacgtataggagtgatgtcggctaaccgtttgcaaagcccatagcacttctgctttcagtgtgtcggttgaggagaatgtactgaaggcattgctTGTCGTAGGATCTGGAGACACTAACAAAGCGGGTGTAGGTCTATCTGTAGAGGTTATACTTGCAGGACTGGCAGACaactgaatggggacagttgCTGTCCGACTGTCGACAAAACGCTTGTGCTTCTGTCCCCCGATATGCGAGTCGATGGCTTTAGAGTCCACAGTTGTCAGTTTGATGACTTTTTTACAAAGGTCGTTCCGCGCTTCGTAGACATTAGTCGTCTTCTTCAACCAGCCACAGTACTTTTTTCTTTTGAAGCATTGACATTAATAGCAATTAATAACTAATTAATATTAATCAAATCATACATCATTTTCTTGTCACTGTTAGATattttacatttcttttttGTATGATGTTAGACTGTTTACTTACTTGttgtaactaaaataaaaatattcttgcCATCCTGAatgctttttatttcatttccagCTGCTAACTACCTAAATAATGCCTGGACTTGAATCCCATCCTGGGAATCCCCAGAGCCGAAGGACACACCTTGGTTCTCTGAGCTCTGCTTCTCTTCAATCACTACCTGCttctgtctttataatcccagaTGATGTGGTTTTAGTGTTCGCTTGGGTAAAATGCAAACGAGTCACAGCTTGTAGTCTCATTTTATAATGTTAGTTAACTTGTTAATCTAATGGGACGCATACAACCGCCTGTTTACCAAGTCAGAACAGTTTGGCTGTACTGTTACAAAGAGCAAACCCAGGATAGAGAGGCTCAGTGAACGTGGTCTGGACCCTGTGCAGGAGGGTCACTGTGTCAGAGacgctgtagaaggacagagttccTGCCCCGTGTTCCAGGTACACTCCtatcctgggggagggggggccagaTACTGCAGTTTCTACTTTATTGTGCCAGAATGAGTAATTGGAGGATGAGCAGGACAAACACCAGgacttgtcattgaatccaaACCAGCTGTCGTCATCCCATCCTTTCCTGCTGATCCCTTTATATGTGACAGCTATACGGAccgaactaccactccattctACCTCCCAGTAGCAGCACccagtcagaccctctgtacacAGCACATAGAGGCGTGAGTCAAACCTCTGCTGGTGATCAGGATATGACTGTATCTCTGTCTTCCATGTCACCACTCTGTTCCCCTCAGACAGATGAAGgtttctgtttgctgtgttggggtccagagtGAGCCGACAGGAATCTGATGGAGGAGAAGATCAGAAGGTGATGTTTTGGTCTCGTTCACTCTGTACATTGCACAAGTGTGTATACTTTCTAGGGATGTAACAATATACTCAACTCATAATTCAATACGATTTTCTCATGATATTttaacagaatgagctgcagacaaatttattaaaaaatattcctttatttatcttactaaactgtgtaaaatgtgtcctcttcttaacagtgcaactgaaaattaataaaatactgttcccaaatcaaaataataataaaaaaatcttcaaatacATGGTAACggttacattaactgcaccttcataatgcttttatattgcattcataaaacgtccAGTGCACCttaataatgtattcattaagtattcagaaatcattcataaacatcatgtatgtatACTATAACAGacattatataataacaaacattataattgtataatcatgtaatgcttgttattaatgtatagctGTTAagagatgttaggatgttaaggtgtacttgcatgctgcttatgaatgttccatgaatgcattacgaaggtgcactgaatgttgtaTAAATGCatgatgaatgcattatgaaggtgcacttaatataaagcattaccaaataaactaaggcttgcatgtgcagctttttagcgtagtttgcccttttaataatcttcgctcTGGCAGTGGTGAATTGAGCTCACTGTGGTGCCGGTGAACATGCTGAAGTATTgtgctatttgtgtatgttatcagtgttttacaatgggtgcgttcgacttcatgCAGCCgcttacagcgctggcttatagcaatgcattctggtcctgacgcaatgcaccatggttagattttttcaTCCGATTTCAGCCGGCACGGCaaaatggtacaaaaacctcacgagaGCAATACGACTTAAGACAGATCGTGCTGCACCTCTCAGCTGGCTGAACAAACTGGAACGGCTTCCGTGACGACAGAACTTTTCCCTTATGGTGCGTTCGATTATTTCTCTCTGAGTCGGCTCTTATAGTACACGTAAGttacttgtttatttattattagttaTCGTTCAACAGTTTGGATCAGGAGATGGTTATTATAAAAGAAGTAATgcgcatgcaggtgatatttatatagatgtatctacacccttctggcagtgcGGCCATtacagtcaggtctcgcacactACGAGGAATACAAGTTGTCCGATTTGGCTGCAGTCAGTTTatactccacccctgcagccgCCAGCAGATCTCACTCCATGTCACATCAGCTGCAGACCGACCTGAgtccaagtcgaacgcacccattgTTTGCATGCAGcttttgtcttgtctgtgctcttCTCACCAttttcgtttgtgattaccggaaagctaaaatgctgccacaccatCAATttaagattggggggggggggggggtgtgtcctAAATTTCAAATTCGCTCGCCATCTCGCGTTGTGAGACAACGTGAATGTCAACgtgaatacgcagtgacatctgacgtcgaaCTGATGTCATGAAATCAAATGTATTACACGAGTTATTCTGTTAAAGTACCGTGAAGTACTCCTAAAGTAGCGatacattttccacatcagccggtatAAATCATTGTACATTTACATCAATTTTTAACCAATTCGAGATTCATCGTTACATGCCTAATAATTTTGGGTATGTTGTAATGCTTTGAAACATAAAGCTAATTTCTGTAGCATGTTAATATTCTATAAAGATTTTTCATCATATGTAATATTATTTCttacatttttgagaaataGATTTTAAAGGAACTGCTTTATCATATCATTGAAAAAAAGCCtttaataaatgtttttctgttaatttttaaatgatattCTTAATACGGACATTTCACAGAACAACATCATAAGTACAATAATATTAAACATCAGCAGTTGTGTTGCAAGCAGATTCAAAGGCTCCTGACATAaacagctcatgtaaatgtgaaaggaggcagcaggagagagaaagagaagctcctcTAGCAGAAGAAAACGAaagacaataaaacacaataaaacacagtaaaacacactccacctcatacagggagagagaagcgtgtgtgtgaacagacttacatggtaagaattctgctctggtcctgggcactaatactggtaggatggtgtctttggtaactagaaggagacagagagaaacatggatgtgagtaaaaggaatttacttgtgggagatggacttcactcactgCAGGGACAACAGCAGTGAAGTATCATTCTACATTAAACACATTACAGATCTTTGCAGTGTGTAATTCTGTGTGCAGTGTGTATCTAGTGTGATTCATATTGTCTGGCTTTCGGAGCCTGCAGAAGGTGGTGCATTTTCAAAAGTTTTGACAAAGATTTAATCTAATGAAATCTTAATAATGCTGACTGTACTGCAAAATTCTCTTTACATGGTCTATATCAACATGAACAGACTGGAAAACGTATTTATTTATGAACCTGCATGATGAATCTCTGTCGTTTTCTTTTcacaaacatcctccagttgatCCTTCAGTTCAGAAACCACCTTCCTCGCGTTCTCAAAAGAGCAGTATGGATagacagagattctgggtccaaatccagcttcagggaCAACAGTAAGACCCTGGcacctctacagacacacagtctgattaaacagcttcagCAAAACAAATGTGTATTGTAGTCAAATTTAAAAGCGATTATTAATTTCAGACAAATGACAAAATTTACAATACCAAAGAAAATATCATCcatttgaatactctggttttcttattgccaaagtagctgttctgttacctggagaaaatggatgtgatcctctgtgtgtggaagctgctccagctcagagtgtctcctcttcagttcatcaatctccTGCTTCAGTATCTCCATGTgtccttcagcctgactcactgcagccttttcctgatctctgatcagctgtATCACCTCAGAGCGTTTTCTCTCAATGAAGCGGATCATCTTAGCGAAGATCCACGCACTGTCCTgtactgctgactgtgctgagctctgttggtgacacagtaagttacaattggccccttttgagactccagtgagcctcattgtacaatagtgatgtgagctgacaggaggtataaaaacagcacagggctggggtttggagcgtcaccatgctggatgcctcaggtattgaaacccagccagcactgtttggaaatgatcactcattaagctcatacagTAAGTCTCTTGGGACTCTCTCTGTTTAACTCCAGTGAACTGCCTAGAGTTTGTCGgtcactgtcagctgcagggatcTGGCAGAGACTGATGGCTGTATGGGGTaggttggttgtcaccattGGGTCTTAGTTTTATTAGTGAATTTTTGGTGTTTATTATACTGGTGTATGAAAAGTTGTTTTTGGGTAACAGGAATACCATTTTATGGCTGTTAGAGAAAGATCTTTGGTTAGTTCAGCTCTCCTGTTCAGTGCCTTTGTCCCAAACCTACATTAGAACCCTGACTCATTCTAACCCATAGTGACCTTAATTTACTGTAAAGAACTCAAGGCACCCACCTGTGGAAGAACCTCAATTCAAGCCTGACATTGTTGCTGCAAcccagctgttatcttctcctcaggttcatactcaccGTGATTGagcccacagcctctctcagctcctgcagctccttctctctcatctgaattctctgctgacTTTTCTTATGCGCTTCGCCCATTTGTTCCTACGAATAGTGAAACACATGACAAAAAGAATTTACTAACAGGGATTATATTTTAACCATTTTGTGGACACCAGCTTTGTGCCCTTTGCTGCCCTGGAAAGGCTCCTGACGCTTCCTGTGACTCTCCTTGACATGAATAAGtggttaggagatggatggatggatggatattcttaaatgatttattatctGTAGGTAGGATAAACTTGACGATACTCCTTTAACTCCTATTCCCAGTGAGGGATGTGAAACTGCTTTCATAGTCAACCTGATGTTCACTTACTGTATAAAACACGTTTCTCACAGTCAAACTCATGTCcactatataataaatatataatacatgTTTTTCACCGTAAACCTGAAGTTcacttactgtatataacaTGTGCACTTCGttaccactttattaggtacaaccAGCTAGTACTGAATAGGACCCACTTTGCCTTCAGAACCACTTCAAAGGTAGATTAGTGCATTTAGTGAAGCAATTCTGCACACCACTGTACTCAGCTGGTATTCTTTGCACGAGGCTTTCCTGTTACCTTCCTCTTATCTAATTTTTGTCTGGTTgctctgatggctgccatactcagggagtagctgATGCTGTGGTAGATCGGCTCCTCCCAGTTgtgtctgatgtcactcctttcaGTTAGTGTATtatgagactcaggctaaggcaGTCTTTGGGTATCTTGTCCGTTGTCTCAGTGTATGCCGCGACCAAAAGAAAGTGACTGGGGTGAAAGTGACTCCATGTTCCTTAACTTTGTGAAAGGTCAGAGGCTGCGGGTcgctggatcctggttccaaCACCCTGAGCTGCATGGTTGGACTTGGTATCCAATACTGGTGGTATAGCGAAGGAGATTGATCACATCCTCGTGGGCAGACgctggaggctcctgcagaactgcagggtctgCAGAAGTGCCCAAGCTTGTGAATTATGAACACTCACTttttgttgctactctgaagattcagcttagatccagtaGGCTAGTAAGACCAGCTGTTTCCTATGGTAGCAATGCGAAAACAGATGTCACGATGTTAGCATGGCGCTAACACCATAAAAGAGACCCAAGTTACATCTTAAGGCGGAGTCGTCTGGTGAACTGGCGCTTCAAGGAAACAACATGGCTGCCAGCCGTCATACCATATAACATAAAACATATACCAGAAAAAATGATTCATTAgtctttaaaataataaaaatattacatgTGTTCATTACTGTACTAttttaaattcaatttaagGAATAACAAAACTTTTAGCAGCGTGATTTTAACGGTGATCCGGACTCACCGATCTTTTCTTGCTAGAGATGAAAGAGGCTGTTTtacatgataaaaaaaaaaaacattagctgTGCTTtgttaatgtgttattttaaacaaatacgCTATTTTATAGCAGAAAAAGACTTAGCCATCAAGTTTCACGGTGAATTTATGCGTTTTACAAGGATCTCGGTCGTACTTTGTGAAAGCTTAATCTCTATCATCATAAGTAAATCATTTAAATTGCATGGTAACCTGTTCAGTTATTGAATCACCTTGCAGTTCAACTTGTATGGCATCATTTGTACCCACTAAAGCATTAACTCTGTCCGCCATATTTTGTAACGATCACAACACATGAGCTAGTGTGTAGCTAGCCACTCCCCGGCCTGGTTATACTTTGTAAAACGCATATTTACCCTAAAAACTTGACGGCCACATGTTTTACTGCCACAAAATAGCGTATTTGTTTAAAACAACAGTTTAACAAAACACTgctttggtgccatatgcttttatcttgtagggcATAGGAAAGACATCTGGCTAGTGGGCtaatgctaaatgcagcttactagtTCACATTAAATGAAATTTAATAATCATgtccaccttctttaaaatatcaAAAATATATCCTGAATTCTTACCCGTTGGTGACAATTACTAATTCTCATTGTCTAAATGCTTTATAACACAATTTatacttattttaaaataacacgtTAACAAAAAgagttatatataaatatatgctaAAATCGTGTCCGTTGCCTGTTCCTACACACCCTTCCATGGCTCGTGCGACAAGAAAATACACTTCTGTCTATCTGGTTAGCCATTTCTAACAGCTATAGACTATAGGGATTCGGGGGCGTGTGGGATAATAtgtttaaattctttattaattctcATTGGCCAAATGCTTTATAGCACATTTTACACCTATTTTAAAATCACTCTAACAAAACTTTTTTATACACTCTTTAAAATTGATTTGCTGCTTTCAATAAGtgattgttgtgtgtgtgtgtgtgtgtgtgtgtgtgtgtgtctatgcgcATTTGCTACAGGGCGAGAGAGAGCAAGCAAGCAGTGTTGCCAACTTGGCGACTTTATCGCTATATTTAGCGAGTTTTTAGACCCCTCTAACGACTCGTTTTCAAAGAAGCGACCAGCGACAAATCTAGCGACTTTTTCTGGTGTTATTGGAGACTTTAGGAGACTCTGACGTGAAAGCACGTATCGTTCTTACTCTTCTCCCCGAGCAGCGGGTGCTGCCGTGGGCTCCCCTCCCGTCCCAAAGCGCTCACAGGCGGCCAGTCCTCGCACAGCAGCGCTAAACCAGCTGCAGTCAGAGAAGGAGATGTTCACCCCTCCGCCtcaacactgcaaatgaatcgcGCACGCGCGAAGCCGCCACTGGCTGATGCTGGCCTGACTTAGTCAAAAATAAGTAACTCCGCCAGAGTGTCTCTTTGCATCACTTTTGCCGGTCCCAAGTCCGGACAAAGGAGGAGGATTGGAATtgtgagatatatatataacaagAATAGACAGAAGAAAGTCCATTTGTAGTTCTATACGCATTTAGGGTGTTTTAACTTTCTCTCCCGCGACATTATTCCTCTCTCCTATAGCGTCCATTATAATTACATGCACATTGCACATTATGCAAATGAGGCGATGACGTAATTTAGCGACTTTTGGGACAGCCAACAGCTACATTCCTTTCTGGGGAGTTGGCGACAGAAAAGGGTCCAGCCGTAGATGACTGTATAGTGGAGCTCCACCGGAAATACGCATCCTCCACAGGAAACATGTGACCTCAACTCTGCGTTATAGCGaataaaccctaaccttaaccctaatcctaactggAACTCCACTTCACGTCCTCAAAGATTACACGCTTCCTGTGGAGGTGACGTATTTAGGGTGGAGctacaggcgtctgcagctaTGCCCTCTTGACAGTGCAAGGGGATACAACTCATTTCAGCCAGAACGCACCATGAACACGGACCGAAGGTAATTCTTCGTAACAGTTTGTTGATTAAATGCTTTCTTCCACTTTATACCTAACACCGAAATAAAACATTGACAAATACTGCTAAAGTTTTTCCTCTTGTTTAAACTTGTTGGTTAAATATAAAGCATTtcagtgttttctttttttaaaattcagaagagaaacagaaaattggCATGTGCCAATTAGTCTTCCTAACAGCACGTGGCTGCGGTCTGACACCCCCATACAGAAGGTCTGGACGTGTATGAGTTATAGTTCATTCTGCTAAAAGTCTGTTATTCCTTaacatgtatttaaaaataGTACATTAATAAATACAGGTATGTATTTTTGTTCTCTTAAAGATTATTGAAACTGCTTTGGTGATATCTGCTTTCATTTGTTATCTTTGACAACAGATGTTCCTATCGAGCATCTCACATCGGCCATACCAGCATAACTGAACGCAAAGCCACCTGGCCCTATCTGTCAAACACATCTGCCATATCAGCATAATGGAACATGACCACTTGGTTCTATCAATCAAAACTGCATCTAGCAAATCAGAATAAAGGAACACGCCCCCTCCCGCCTGTGACATCGTTAGAACCCCACGTCTAACCTCCGCCCATTGTGCCACCTAACCTctctctcctctgacctctctcattaactgACAAAACTGACCCTGGatggtggctgtttctgagatgctggaaccgCCAGACTCGACACCAATAATCATACCATATTGAAAACCTCTTAGTTTATTAATCTCAGCCAAACAGTAAGTGAACCTCTGAACCCTGTTTGCTTGCTGTATGTATCCAGCTGCAGACACTTGATTCACTGTTTAAAGGAGTTTTCAGTAGGAATTCAATGAGAACTTTTTAAACTTCATAACATTTTGACACTGTTTTGACCCATTGAAAACACAGTCAATGATAAAAGTCAAAGGCGTAAAAATTTCTCCTTAATCAGTTATAGCACATTTTCAGTGTCACCTtatttttggggacattttctttttaatttaccAAAGCAAACTTGATTTCTGTGTCTTCAAATCACATATAGTCATATAGTCACAGATATGCAGACAGGAAAATGTATGCAAGAAAGTTGTTTGCCTGACCTGTATCTCtgctcttcctgcagcagctgagactgtatcatggctTCTGTGTTCATCCTTTgtacagagataacagatacactgctggtcggtacggcagtagatCTCCAGGAGTTTGTCATGGTGCGAGCAGACCTTGTCCTGCAAACGGCTGATGGCATcaatgagcttgtgctgttttgcactgtggagtttattgtgaagctgcaggtcagtttcacagtaggaagccagacacaccaggcaggacttgacagctttgtgttttctctcAGTACAGAcatcacactccacatctccaggtccagcaaaATGGTCAGCAGATgcagctgcttgtagtccagtcatcttcagtttctccaccacctcagccagtatggtgtttctggccagaacaggtctgggtgtgaaggtctgtctgcactgggggcagctgtaaactccagcatgatcctcctgatcccagcagtccttaatgcagctcatacaataactGTGTCCACAAGCTGTAGTCACTGGATTCTTCAGTAGATCCAGACAGATTGGGCAGCTGAACTGGTTCACATCCAGTGCTGAgctggcttctgccattttaccacagatcctgataggattcagtttcgttttctctcacagtcgtctgtgtgtgagagtgggaggaacttcctgcttctGAGGCTGCCgtaggtgtggttttggactcATGTCAGACTGggaagagcagactgggcaaacagtggA
Coding sequences within it:
- the LOC125740052 gene encoding tripartite motif-containing protein 16-like → MAEASSALDVNQFSCPICLDLLKNPVTTACGHSYCMSCIKDCWDQEDHAGVYSCPQCRQTFTPRPVLARNTILAEVVEKLKMTGLQAAASADHFAGPGDVECDVCTERKHKAVKSCLVCLASYCETDLQLHNKLHSAKQHKLIDAISRLQDKVCSHHDKLLEIYCRTDQQCICYLCTKDEHRSHDTVSAAAGRAEIQEQMGEAHKKSQQRIQMREKELQELREAVGSITSSAQSAVQDSAWIFAKMIRFIERKRSEVIQLIRDQEKAAVSQAEGHMEILKQEIDELKRRHSELEQLPHTEDHIHFLQRCQGLTVVPEAGFGPRISVYPYCSFENARKVVSELKDQLEDVCEKKTTEIHHAVTKDTILPVLVPRTRAEFLPYSCRLTLDPNTANRNLHLSEGNRVVTWKTEIQSYPDHQQRFDSRLYVLCTEGLTGCCYWEVEWSGSSVRIAVTYKGISRKGWDDDSWFGFNDKSWCLSCSSSNYSFWHNKVETAVSGPPSPRIGVYLEHGAGTLSFYSVSDTVTLLHRVQTTFTEPLYPGFALCNSTAKLF